From Nicotiana tabacum cultivar K326 chromosome 20, ASM71507v2, whole genome shotgun sequence, one genomic window encodes:
- the LOC107808358 gene encoding uncharacterized protein LOC107808358: MVESINEYMISLNHSYEKSYLSSDTICSSDQTYSALEHVHTPEFLNTIKCFGILNHALTLKVGVPVMLLRNIDQSTRLCNGTRLIITRLGNQVIEAKVLSGHMAGQKVFIPRMTLTPSDARIPFKFQRRQFPIAVSFAMTINKSQGQSLSHVGLFLKKPMFTHGQLYVALSRVTTRKGLKVLVYDDDGQISTEATNEVFKEVFQNLI; the protein is encoded by the coding sequence ATGGTGGAATCAATCAATGAATATATGATTTCACTCAATCATAGTTATGAGAAATCATATTTGAGTTCCGATACAATTTGCAGTTCTGATCAGACTTATTCAGCGTTAGAACATGTACATACACCAGAATTCTTGAATACTATTAAATGTTTCGGAATTCTAAATCACGCTCTTACTCTAAAGGTTGGTGTACCAGTGATGTTATTAAGAAATATTGATCAGTCAACAAGATTGTGTAATGGAACAAGGTTGATCATAACTAGACTTGGAAATCAAGTTATTGAAGCCAAGGTTCTATCAGGACATATGGCTGGACAGAAAGTGTTTATTCCTAGAATGACATTGACTCCGTCTGATGCTAGAATTCCATTTAAGTTCCAGCGAAGACAATTTCCAATCGCTGTATCTTTTGCCATGACAATCAATAAAAGTCAAGGACAGTCATTGTCTCATGTGGGATTATTTTTGAAGAAACCAATGTTTACACACGGACAGCTATATGTTGCTCTTTCCCGGGTTACAACTAGAAAAGGATTAAAAGTTTTGGTTTATGATGACGATGGACAAATAAGTACTGAAGCTACAAATGAAGTATTTaaagaagtttttcaaaatttaatcTGA
- the LOC142174645 gene encoding uncharacterized protein LOC142174645, which produces MAKLIIWDEAPMMHKYCFEALDKTLRDILRFKDASSLERPFGGKIVVLDGDFRQILPVIPKGTRQDIVNASLNSSYLWPYCQLLTLRKNMRLQSNEIGSHVDELRDFSDWILAIGDGMIGSSVDGNEKVQIPDDLLIKQSFDPIYAIIENTYPDFTHRCNVIGYLQQ; this is translated from the coding sequence ATGGCAAAGTTGATTATTTGGGATGAGGCACCTATGATGCATAAATATTGTTTTGAGGCTCTTGATAAAACTCTAAGAGATATTCTTAGATTCAAAGATGCATCCAGTTTAGAACGACCATTTGGAGGTAAAATagttgttcttgatggtgacttcaGACAAATATTACCTGTCATTCCAAAAGGTACTAGGCAAGATATTGTTAATGCTTCTCTTAATTCTTCTTATTTATGGCCTTATTGTCAACTTTTAACGCTAAGAAAGAATATGAGATTGCAAAGTAACGAAATAGGGTCCCATGTGGATGAGTTGAGAGATTTTTCAGATTGGATTTTAGCAATTGGTGATGGTATGATTGGTAGTTCAGTTGATGGCAATGAAAAAGTTCAAATACCAGATGATCTTTTGATAAAACAATCTTTTGATCCAATATAtgcaattatagaaaatacttatccTGATTTCACCCATCGTTGCAATGTTATTGGATACCTCCAACAATGA
- the LOC107828275 gene encoding uncharacterized protein LOC107828275, producing the protein MSPISGRHRQSELTAEGIAASGLTSEKLSLPNLQSKMKCDPEGYESELTLVYNQFKSSMELFEQQAALNFTSLSGVSTDPTVSKDLGERAMFLSHVTPFYPKQLVNFPKELAQLLRSSARTLPSGLRVHVTQALILLLNRKIVDIGETLALFMELQTLGDRVLRKLAFSHIVHSIRRLNQKHKNDTKNRALQNILFALLQQEDEAKAKRALITLCELHRRKVWFDDRTANAVCSACFHSSSRIMVASLSFILDYEKIEDDSDSDMADSEDEQTSTQPQVVVNKEAIYKANNKGTSASKKKKQAKLQRVVRSMKKQQRMQSDNNSTGYSSPLNHLKDAQGFAEKLFSRLQTCNERFEVKMMMLKVIARTVGLHHLILLNFYPYLQRYVQPHQRDVTNLLAAAVQACHDMVPPDAVEPLFKQIVNQFVHDRSRPEAISVGINVIREICLRMPLLMTEDLLQDLVLYKKSNEKAVSSSARSLLTLFREVCPSLLVKKDRGRPTNPKARPKAFGEVSVASSIPGIELLEQEDNDSDDDIEEGSVGLSDHDDQSDEDVDPGEEDASSEKDGDDASYGESGDSSGDDCEIDDACDTDEDNKAQAAEEFSENDDAIDSADATEDDESDGEEEDIDDSKMQDNNSWASEEDDVDEKESKGIKRKISDIDVNAASNSLRALKKLAGAKMEHNSLNMGDGILSNEDFQRIKELKAKKDARTVLAQHGFKIPSSDQLSTKRVDAAKLEANIRKKLSKEERLAIIRAGREDRGRYQAKTALKKKKTGGSSNRQKESKKRMPSAAKKAKVARSKIDKKRKQQRAGKQFRGRKAWK; encoded by the exons ATGTCTCCAATTTCCGGCCGTCACAGGCAGTCGGAGCTAACGGCGGAGGGAATCGCAGCATCAGGCCTCACATCCGAAAAACTAAGCTTACCAAATTTACAATCAAAGATGAAATGCGATCCAGAAGGTTACGAATCAGAACTAACGTTAGTATACAATCAATTCAAATCTTCAATGGAACTATTCGAACAACAAGCCGCACTTAATTTCACTTCCCTTAGCGGTGTATCCACTGACCCTACGGTTTCAAAGGACTTAGGCGAACGTGCGATGTTTTTATCACACGTTACGCCTTTTTACCCTAAACAGCTCGTTAATTTCCCTAAAGAGTTAGCTCAGTTGCTTCGTTCTTCGGCGAGGACTTTGCCTTCTGGGTTACGTGTTCATGTTACTCAAGCTCTGATTTTACTCCTTAATCGAAAG ATTGTTGACATTGGGGAGACACTTGCATTGTTCATGGAGCTCCAGACTCTGGGGGATAGGGTTTTGAGAAAATTGGCTTTCTCACATATTGTCCATAGTATTAGACGTTTGAATCAGAAGCACAAGAATGATACAAAGAATCGGGCACTTCAGAATATTTTGTTTGCCTTGCTACAG CAAGAGGATGAAGCGAAAGCAAAAAGAGCACTCATCACACTTTGTGAACTTCATCGGAGAAAAGTGTGGTTTGATGATAGAACAGCAAATGCTGTATGCTCGGCATGCTTTCATTCATCATCGAG GATTATGGTTGCTTCTTTATCCTTTATTCTTGATTATGAGAAAATTGAAGACGACTCAGATAGTGATATGGCAGATAGTGAAGATGAACAAACATCCACTCAGCCTCAGGTTGTGGTAAATAAAGAGGCTATTTATAAG GCAAATAATAAGGGTACATCAGCCAGCAAAAAGAAAAAGCAAGCAAAGTTGCAGCGTGTCGTCCGCAGCATGAAGAAGCAGCAGCGCATGCAATCTGACAATAACAGCACTGGTTATTCTTCCCCATTAAACCACTTAAAGGATGCACAG GGATTTGCTGAAAAGCTGTTCTCACGTCTTCAGACTTGCAATGAGAGGTTTGAG GTTAAGATGATGATGCTGAAAGTAATTGCCCGAACAGTCGGGCTTCATCACTTGATTTTGTTGAACTTTTATCCTTACCTTCAGAGATATGTTCAG CCTCATCAGCGTGATGTGACAAATTTGCTTGCTGCAGCGGTTCAGGCATGTCATGATATG GTGCCTCCTGATGCAGTTGAACCATTATTTAAACAAATAGTCAATCAGTTCGTGCATGACCGTTCAAGACCCGAG GCTATATCTGTTGGAATCAATGTTATTCGAGAAATATGTTTGCGCATGCCTTTG TTGATGACAGAAGATTTGCTGCAAGACCTTGTGTTGTACAAAAAATCAAATGAGAAGGCAGTTTCGTCATCGGCTCGATCACTTCTTACTTTGTTCAGAGAG GTTTGCCCTTCACTTCTAGTTAAGAAAGATAGAGGACGCCCTACTAACCCAAAAGCAAGGCCTAAGGCATTTGGTGAAGTTAGTGTTGCCAGCAGCATTCCGGGCATTGAGTTGCTGGAGCAGGAGGATAATGACAGTGATGATGATATAGAGGAAGGCTCTGTTGGCTTGTCTGACCATGATGATCAAAGTGATGAAGATGTTGACCCTGGCGAAGAGGATGCCAGTAGTGAAAAAGATGGAGATGATGCTTCCTACGGTGAATCTGGTGACTCTAGTGGTGATGATTGTGAAATTGATGATGCATGTGATACTGATGAAGATAACAAAGCGCAAGCTGCTGAAGAATTTTCAGAAAATGATGATGCCATTGATAGTGCTGATGCCACTGAAGATGATGAGAGTGATGGTGAAGAAGAGGATATTGATGACAGTAAAATGCAGGATAATAATAGCTGGGCTTCTGAAGAGGATGATGTGGATGAAAAGGAATCTAAaggaataaaaaggaaaatatcTGATATTGATGTAAATGCCGCCAGTAATAGCCTTCGTGCTTTAAAGAAATTAGCAGGGGCGAAAATggaacataactctttgaatatGGGGGATGGTATTCTATCTAATGAGGACTTCCAAAGAATCAAAGAACTGAAG GCTAAAAAGGATGCGAGGACTGTTTTAGCACAACATGGATTTAAGATTCCCAGCTCAGACCAGCTTAGTACTAAAAGAGTTGATGCTGCTAAACTTGAG GCCAACATACGAAAGAAGCTTAGCAAGGAAGAGAGACTGGCGATTATTAGGGCTGGCAGAGAGGATAGAGGGAGATACCAGGCTAAAACAgctctgaaaaagaaaaag ACGGGTGGTTCAAGCAATAGGcaaaaagagagcaaaaaacGCATGCCATCCGCGGCAAAGAAAGCCAAGGTAGCAAGATCTAAGATAGACAAAAAGAGGAAACAACAACGCGCTGGCAAACAATTTCGAGGGAGAAAAGCTTGGAAGTAA